TATGCTGCCACGGTGATTCTCCCAATGCCGCCGAGGTTGTCAAAAAAGTTAAAGAGGCTTTTGAGAAAGCAGGCATTCCGCTCAAGCAACTCGGCGCCGCTTAAAACAATAAGTAAAAAGGAGGATATCACAAAGATGGAAGTAGTAGCAAAAGCTCATATGCCGGGACTGGTAGCCCGGGTAGTTGTTAATGAAGGAGACCAGGTTAAGGCGGGTCAGGAGGTTGCAGTTATTAACTGCATGAAAACCGAGCTCTCCGTCGTTGCCCCCTCTGACGGAGTTGTAAAAACTATTTTGGTTCAAGAGTGGGATGAAATGGAAGTCGGTTCCCCGATGGTTATCCTGGAAGCTTAAGATTATAAAGGAAGATGAACAGATGAAAAAATTGCTTATCGCCAACCGTGGAGAAATTGTTAACAGGGTAATGCGGGCTTGCCGCGACCTGGGTATAAAACCCGTAACAATTTACTCCGATGCCGACAAGAACATGGGCTACCTCAAGGAAGCAGACGAGGCTTACAATATCGGCCCCGCCAACCCGGTTAAAAGCTACCTGAACATTGAGGCTATCATCAACGCGGTAAAGACATCCGGAGCTGATGCTGTTCACCCTGGCTACGGGTTCCTTTCAGAAAACGCCGCCTTTGCCAAGGCTGTCGCAGAGGCGGGCGCCACCTGGGTTGGCCCTCCACCAGCCATCTTAAAAGCTATCGACTCCAAATGCTTCTGCCGCAAGATTGCCTCGGACGCAGGCGTTCCGGTGGTGCCCGGAACCATCGACATTATTCAAGACGTGGCTGAGATTTACCAGTTTGCTTCCGAATGTGGCTATCCCATCGTCCTGAAACTGGACAAGGGTGGCGGGGGCAAAGGTATCGAACTAGTTAAAGAAGAAGCGCAGGCTAAAGAAGCTTTCGAAAGGCTTTCCAGGATCGGTCTGATGGCTTTTAAAAGCTCTGAATGCTACATTGAGAAAGAGATCCAAAACCCCAGGCACATTGAAATCCAGTTCCTTACCGACGGCAAGGGCGGCTGCGTCTGCCTGGGCGAAAGGGAATGTTCCATCCAGCGCCGTTATCAAAAAATAATCGAGGAATCACCATCACCGGTGGTCAGCGAGGAAGACCGCAAGGAGCTCTTTGACTACACCACCAAACTGGCTCTGGCCATGGACTACCACGGAGCGGGCACCATGGAGTTTCTCCGCTCGGAAGACGGTAACTTCTACTTTATGGAGGTCAACGCCAGACTGCAGGTGGAACACCCGGTAACTGAATACCTGACCAACGTGGATATAGTCAAACAGCAGTTGCTTATAGCCTCCGGCCAACCCCTTGATTTCGTTCAGAAAGACATTGAGTTTAAGGGGCACGCCATCGAGGCCAGAGTATATGCGGAAGACCCGGTCTCCTTTATCCCGTCACCGGGGACCATCACCAGCCTGGAATTTCCCCATATGGAGGCGCAGTACCTGAGAATTGACCATGCTATCGAAGCGGGTGGAACGGTCCCTCCCTACTACGACCCGCTGCTAGCCAAGGTTATCTCCTGGGGAATTAACCGGACAGATGCTATCAAAAACCTCAAGCTGGGTTTGATGGGCTTTCAAATCGGAGGCATCAAGACCACGATCCCGGCCA
This region of Pelotomaculum schinkii genomic DNA includes:
- a CDS encoding acetyl-CoA carboxylase biotin carboxyl carrier protein subunit; protein product: MPPRLSKKLKRLLRKQAFRSSNSAPLKTISKKEDITKMEVVAKAHMPGLVARVVVNEGDQVKAGQEVAVINCMKTELSVVAPSDGVVKTILVQEWDEMEVGSPMVILEA
- a CDS encoding acetyl-CoA carboxylase biotin carboxylase subunit, with amino-acid sequence MKKLLIANRGEIVNRVMRACRDLGIKPVTIYSDADKNMGYLKEADEAYNIGPANPVKSYLNIEAIINAVKTSGADAVHPGYGFLSENAAFAKAVAEAGATWVGPPPAILKAIDSKCFCRKIASDAGVPVVPGTIDIIQDVAEIYQFASECGYPIVLKLDKGGGGKGIELVKEEAQAKEAFERLSRIGLMAFKSSECYIEKEIQNPRHIEIQFLTDGKGGCVCLGERECSIQRRYQKIIEESPSPVVSEEDRKELFDYTTKLALAMDYHGAGTMEFLRSEDGNFYFMEVNARLQVEHPVTEYLTNVDIVKQQLLIASGQPLDFVQKDIEFKGHAIEARVYAEDPVSFIPSPGTITSLEFPHMEAQYLRIDHAIEAGGTVPPYYDPLLAKVISWGINRTDAIKNLKLGLMGFQIGGIKTTIPANLLIVSSREFAEGSLDTGFIEKLYAKEGATGSPGKPLWPNM